In the Balaenoptera ricei isolate mBalRic1 chromosome 1, mBalRic1.hap2, whole genome shotgun sequence genome, CTGTTCCCCTATAACACAAGAGACAGTGTTATCTCTCTGTCTTCACCCACCGCATACCAAACACCCTATGCACTAGCTCATTGTTTATCTAGTGGTCTAAGGAAAAACTGAATCAGAACTGCTTGAGGAGTGTTACACTGCATACTCCTAAACCCTACTGCCAGAGAATCTGTTTTAGTAGGGTCTGATATTATGTCCAAGAATCAGCATTTTAATCAACataccaggtgattctgatgccctgTTTGAGAACTACTACACCACCACACTTCCCAGAACACATCTGGAATGTATTGTTTGATCAAATGTTTTACTTGCTTCAAAAGAATAGTCGCATTTTTATAAAAGCCTTCTGCCAGAATTCACTGTTTTGTTGTTATTAGTTAATAGAATGAGCAAGTCTAGGAATTGTAATTACTTTTTTAGCCCTCTCTAGTTCTAACCAAGTGACTCTAAGTTAGTGAGAATGGAGAGAAATAATCCTGTTGAACTCTATTTCACCCTTCATTCCCTATCCTGGAGACTGCCTTCTTGAAccaattcacattcttttcagaTGATACCTCAacactttttctttcctgtcaATATAGTTTGGTAAAATAAATTCATATCGTGGAAAATAtgattctatcaaaaatttattatgatgttaaaatatattattcttatataaatatatatcaaattgtttaaaaactattaatttttaaaacacaaataacattttttttatgtaggaggagcaaagaaaaaaggaaacagcaCATATAAAAGGTACTTTCTCTCAACAATTTATTAGAATAAATTGTAATCAACTTCCAgcaattcacattttaaagaatCAAGAGGCTATCCTAAATATATcctaaatatctaaatatttttttaaaatcataaaaattcaaGGGAAACATTTATTAGTATATGAATGGgcatatattttttagaaaacaaaatttatgtCTTGTcttaaattaaaatgtgaaattttaatttttgtccctTCTTTATATCCAAAGGTATCACAGTCAATGCCATATAGTAATGATGGAGAGTTAAAGGACATGAGTGTTTTGTAACCCTTTAGATATTGACTTAGTACCTCAAAACATTACCCTCCTACATAATTTTAGAAATGctgaatataaaatgtaataaggtatttaaaacagctttaacaattaatgttatatattcatatcaaaaattaatatgtaaaatattataaaagatattttaggATATTGTGTAAATGTGATCTTTTCTAaaacttaacattttttatttacaaCTGTGCAGCATAAATAATGTAGTGGGAGAAGCATGGGACTTAGAGTAACACAAATCTAGATTGAAGTCCATTTTGTATCTGATTCCGGTGACTCATTCCTTTAAATCTCAGTCTCAGTCATATCTTTTGTGAAGTAGGGCTAATAACTACCTTGAAGAATAACTGAGAGGGTAAATGAGATCTGGAAGTATATCGAACTGCTTTGTAAATTGTAAGGCACTATATGAATGTTAGTTGTTACTTTAATTGGTATAAAGCCAACTCATAGGCCCTTCCCACTGTGGATCAAACATTTTGTAATCTACCTGCTTAAggaggcattttaaaatttattttttaaataagacaaTATTTAGCTATAAATAGTTAAGAAACTGTCTGCCATCTCTGATTTTAAGGGACATTCCAGAACTGAGCTTTCTAGCCTGTTTAGAATCTTCTCCTGTTAAAACAGGTTGATTTTATTTAGAATAGATTTTTGTACTCTTGATTATCTTGAAAATATTGCTGATTCCCCATTACATATTTAACATTGTATGGATGATGATAGCAACTTAACATTTTCACTGTTGCATCATCCTGTTCATTAAAACCCTAAGGAGAGTTTGAATTTTAGAAAGTAATATTATCCTTATAATTAAGGTTTGGctcataaatatgtaatattcatagtaaatctaattttttttacagCAATTAAAGATTATTCTAAAGATGAATTCTGCCTTGCAACAAAAAAAGTCATCTGTGACCCCTCAGAGACTAGCTCGGCAACAAATCCCAGCAGTGTTACCTTAAGCTTATCAACGTTACCATCTGATTCTTATTACAGCCAAAGTATAGAAGTAGCTGATGACTGGTTTTCTGATGATTCCCTAGTGAAAAAGAGCCCTCCAATGCCTTTTCTCGGGGAGCCTGTAATGGAGAAAGTATTTTCATACTTGTCAACCATTCCATTAGAAGAATGTACTGGAAATGTACTAAATATGACACTTTATGATGATCAAAAAGATGACAACATTAAGGGAATATTTACACGAAGAAATACAGAGGTTGAAATACAAAACCTTCAACATAATATtgaatgacttttttcttttgaaactttGTGTACGCTGAAATCATGTAAAGTTAAAACTGAATTACCAGCTTCTGAGTCTCTTAACATGTCCATGCTAATATTGCTTTTCTTGATCTTTACCATAGAGTGGTCCTACTTATCTTGCCAATTATTTCTAGAAACAAAATTACAGGAGGAACTAGAGCAATATCATAAACATTAAGTTTAACTCCTTGTATCTCATCAAAGGACATAATAAATAATAGGAATGTATTTCAACACATAGGAGAAATACTTTAAGAAATCTTCAGCACaagtacatttttaataaaacatttgcagcatttctttatactttgacattttcagttttatttcaatGTGGGTAAGGCTGGGCAGAATACTTCCATCAGCTattctgaattttaaatacataaatcacCTACTATTTAAATCTTATTATGCCATGACTTTCATAAGCAATATAACTTTGCTCCTCTAGGGGAGCCTGGAACACTgtgaagaatacagaaaataattttctttgccCTTTCCCATGTCTGTTTCTCAGAATAGCCCTCCAACCCTTACCCCACTGTGATGAAGATGTGAGCAGCTATGTTCATAGACATGTGACTCAAGCTAGATGAACCAGAATTCCTCTCTAATTTGAGAGACCCTTGGTCAAATGTCTATTTATGGCGCTGAGGGATTTCTGACACCCACCCTGTAATTAATCTCTTTTAATCTCTTTCTCACAAATACTCTTCATGTAAttagtctctgtttttctttttcttgggaaaaacaattaacaaaatataatATTACCTTTTGTGCTTAAAATACTCATACCAGGACCTGTGCATATCTTCCCAAGAGATAAATAATGCCTAttacaataaatgaaaagaaacttgTCTCAAATATGGTAGTAGCATTATCCAGGCCGATCACTTCCTTCCTAGGGGgaatattaaaaagtattagAACACCTCTCTCTGTTGAAGCACCTGGTCATTTCTACTGGTTATAGTTGTGAGAACATCTCATGGGTTGTGAGAACATCTCTCTATATCCATTCCTAAATCAAAATAAGCTATTTCAGCTCAAGGTTTGTAAGGAGTGGtaaaaagtattttgaattgGTCTCTGTCTCTTGGTGTTCTACCAACTTCTATCTTACTATCTCAGAGAAGAAAGTCATCTCTAAATCTGGTAAGATTCTAAAACTTCCCTAGGAATTTGGGGTTGAAGACAAGAGATTCTAGCCTTGGTCTGACTAATCTCTGGAATAGAGAAAACATAAATTAGGTAGCTATGAGTTGCCATGTCCCACCCTGtggtttagaaagagaaaaaacaggaaaTCTGCAGTGAGAGAGCAGtgaaatatttgcaaagtgaAGAATAGAGATGAGAGATCAGGAGAATGTGATTCCTGGCTTTCTAACAGTGCTCCATTCCCTTGTTCCAGCCCTTCACGTTTCCCGCGCTTGGCTTAGTAAGGCAACCTTGTATCCTAATTATAAATTCCCCTTTTTGCTTAAGCTAACAAGATTTGATTTCTGTTACTAGCCACCATCCCTGAGCCCtgtttttaactgtttttcttAGCTTTGGTAAGGTACccttgtaatttttaaataaattaccttTTTTGCATAAAGTAGAATTTTGTTTCTGTTACTATAAGCAAAGCATCCTAACCAAATTCTTGTCattacaaatgagaaataaagagatctatgcatttaaagtaattgttaCACTGTAGTGATAGAATAAACTGAGTTTATTTCTTCAAAACCTAAtacatttacttgtttattaaaatgttactttGTATCATAAGTATAAACATTGTTCTATTCGAAAAGCCTAATGAGCAGTTCATATGAAATTACACCAGtctaaaataatcttattttcaaGAACTGTGAAGGATCTGAGATTTCACCATCCATACCAGCTGACAAGTTAACCTGCAACAGTTTCATGTCTCTTAGGTCAGCGACAAAGGACAGTCATAGCAATAGCAATAGCCAAAGTATCATCATTTTTGCCTCATTTCCTGAGCCCCAGTTCCCACGGGGCAGTAGGAAGAGGCCCAAATAATACCTGCACAGTGGATTGCATAACGGGAAAGGAACACTGAGTGAGGGAAACAGATATTTTATAATGGGCAGTAAGCATACGTGCCCTTTGTACCTTAGGAAGCCACAATATATTCCAAGACTCTTTGCTAcataaacatccttgaaaagagtttggcagtctggggcttccctggtggtgcagtggttgagagtctgcttgccaatgcaggggacacgggttcgagccctggtctgggaagatcccacatgccgcagagcagctgggcccatgagccacagttactgagcctgcgcgtctggagcctgtgctccgcaacaagagaggccgcggtggtgagtggcccgcgcaccgcgatgaagagtggcccccgcttgccacaactagagaaagccctcgcacagaaacgaggacccaacacagccgtaaataaataaataaaataaattaaaaaaaaaaaaaaagagtttggcagtCTGTGTCTCTGCTCACAGGCATGAAGAAATACCAGAGATCCATAATTAACATTGCCATAGAGTGTtggttacagttttttttttttttttaatcacaaatacCTGGAAACCAACGCAAATTAGCTtaggaaaaattttttattttgtaaatagaa is a window encoding:
- the C1H1orf185 gene encoding uncharacterized protein C1orf185 homolog, whose translation is MASPNGFFNHLTYFLGAGAVTLGIGFFALASALWFLICKRREIFQDSKFKTIDERCRPRPSKAKIKSHSQCVFISRNFHTGNFQLQEEQRKKETAHIKAIKDYSKDEFCLATKKVICDPSETSSATNPSSVTLSLSTLPSDSYYSQSIEVADDWFSDDSLVKKSPPMPFLGEPVMEKVFSYLSTIPLEECTGNVLNMTLYDDQKDDNIKGIFTRRNTEVEIQNLQHNIE